One Brachionichthys hirsutus isolate HB-005 unplaced genomic scaffold, CSIRO-AGI_Bhir_v1 contig_882, whole genome shotgun sequence genomic window carries:
- the LOC137913642 gene encoding large ribosomal subunit protein mL62-like: MAARMARLCWRTLTLNFSHRRVRINTNHENSWQSTVCYGTSEEDAAQDSKIHIPVDRLTVSYSRSSGPGGQHVNKASTKAEVRFHLHTADWIPEDVRQKIREKNGNRINKAGELLVASELSRSQQRNLSDCIQKISAIVAEASRKPHEPTAEDVALRDYRLEQRSKERLKQKKIHSVIKRSRRGDFD; encoded by the exons ATGGCGGCCCGCATGGCTCGTCTCTGCTGGAGAACACTAACACTAAACTTCTCCCACAGACGTGTAAGAATTAACACGAATCATGAGAATTCCTGGCAGTCGACAGTTTGTTACGGGACGAGCGAGGAAGACGCCGCGCAG GATTCCAAGATTCACATTCCAGTGG ACCGTCTGACAGTATCTTACAGCAGAAGCAGTGGCCCCGGCGGTCAGCACGTCAATAAAG CCAGCACAAAAGCAGAGGTCCGTTTCCATCTGCACACGGCAGACTGGATCCCGGAAGATGTTCGACAGAAAATCCGTGAAAAG AACGGAAACCGCATTAATAAGGCCGGGGAGCTGCTGGTCGCCTCAGAGCTGAGCCGGAGTCAGCAGAGGAACCTGTCTGATTGCATCCAGAAGATTTCTGCAATCGTCGCCGAGGCCAGCAGAAAGCCGCACGAACCTACGGCAGAAGATGTAGCTCTCAGGGACTACAG GTTGGAGCAGAGGAGCAAGGAGCGACTCAAACAGAAGAAGATCCATTCAGTTATCAAGAGGAGTAGACGAGGggattttgattga